A genome region from Gouania willdenowi chromosome 9, fGouWil2.1, whole genome shotgun sequence includes the following:
- the znf703 gene encoding zinc finger protein 703, whose amino-acid sequence MLVNESRLLHTITPFDAPTQMRDLPGGPEQLLRSQSPERSTDVSGDPRRTGAQRVSVFAHTSCPSPWDPSRQAKRLPVRIVKMLTAHSGHLLHPEYLQPLTSAPVSIELDAKKSPLALLAQTCSQIGKPDPPSSSKLASLSSSGLGENESSSRSSKSGEQHQDKSSFKPYSKSSVDSRKDVALTKGSSDKAAFRVPNGSSNGGSASCPSYPPHSRSPSSSSPPLHTPSQSHRQSHSPATQLPTHTNTDNKPDISEQPASDSSSTCKKDSDSAKSGVQDSAQLANSSHVRASANSSNASSASSPRPESKSDTQASVQSGLSSGHIAPVSPFKPGHSVFPLPPATMGYHGSIVGAYAGYPSQFVPGLDPTKSGLGLGLPGKHPSSSPLTGASPPSLMQSLCRDPYCLTYPNTPHLGGSNCSTCVHDPSSLKSGFPLVYPSHHLHSLHSSPMSSSTTPSLSHPLYSYGFMLQNEPLPHACNWVSVGGPCDKRFSTSEELLAHLRTHTALTGMVDGKLLSAYPSSVSSSASCHLHLPPPSSPGTLPSSFSLRGSPSLGLARYHPYSKSHMPGNPGLPMPSLPSSSAYYSPYALYSHRLGSASALGYQ is encoded by the exons ATGCTGGTAAATGAAAGCCGATTGTTACACACAATCACTCCTTTTGACGCCCCGACCCAGATGAGAGATCTTCCCGGTGGACCTGAACAGCTTTTACGCAGCCAGTCACCGGAGCGCAGCACCGACGTCAGCGGTGATCCACGCCGGACAGGAGCGCAGAGAGTGTCTGTTTTCGCACACACGTCTTGTCCGTCTCCGTGGGATCCGTCACGTCAGGCTAAAAGGCTTCCCGTCAGGATTGTAAAGATGTTGACTGCGCACAGCGGCCACTTGCTGCACCCAGAGTATCTCCAGCCTCTCACATCCGCGCCCGTCAGCATCGAA CTTGATGCCAAAAAGAGCCCATTGGCTCTACTGGCTCAGACATGCTCCCAGATTGGCAAACCAGACCCTCCATCCTCCTCCAAGTTGGCCTCACTTTCCTCCAGTGGTTTAGGAGAAAATGAGTCCTCCAGTCGGTCATCAAAGTCTGGAGAGCAGCACCAGGACAAATCCAGCTTCAAGCCTTACTCCAAGTCATCGGTTGACTCTCGTAAAGATGTTGCGCTGACAAAAGGTTCTTCGGATAAAGCAGCCTTCAGAGTGCCAAATGGAAGCTCGAATGGGGGCAGCGCTTCGTGTCCTTCCTATCCTCCACACTCACGCTCACCAAGCTCCAGCTCTCCTCCCCTGCACACTCCCAGCCAGTCGCACAGACAGAGCCATTCCCCAGCTACGCAGCTGCCCACGCACACCAACACGGACAACAAACCTGATATCTCTGAGCAGCCCGCGTCCGACAGCAGCAGTACTTGCAAAAAAGACTCCGACTCGGCTAAATCAGGGGTGCAGGACAGCGCCCAGTTAGCCAACTCCAGCCATGTGAGGGCCAGTGCCAACTCCAGCAATGCCAGCTCTGCCAGCAGCCCACGACCGGAAAGTAAGTCTGACACACAGGCCTCTGTACAGTCAGGTCTGAGCTCTGGGCACATTGCACCTGTTTCACCTTTCAAACCAGGACATTCTGTTTTCCCCTTGCCTCCTGCTACCATGGGCTACCATGGATCCATAGTGGGGGCCTATGCAGGCTATCCTTCACAGTTTGTTCCAGGTTTGGATCCTACCAAGTCAGGTTTGGGCTTGGGACTTCCAGGAAAGCACCCCAGCTCCAGCCCACTTACTGGAGCCTCACCTCCATCTTTGATGCAAAGTTTATGTCGGGACCCTTATTGTCTGACTTACCCCAATACTCCACACCTCGGAGGAAGTAACTGCTCCACCTGCGTCCATGACCCTTCAAGCCTCAAATCTGGTTTTCCCTTGGTTTACCCTTCACACCACCTCCATTCCCTCCACTCCAGCCCCATGTCCTCCAGCACCACGCCCTCCCTCTCTCACCCACTGTACAGTTATGGTTTTATGCTCCAGAACGAACCATTGCCTCATGCCTGTAACTGGGTGTCAGTCGGAGGTCCGTGTGACAAGCGGTTTAGCACATCAGAGGAGCTGCTGGCCCACCTGCGTACTCACACAGCTTTGACTGGGATGGTGGATGGTAAACTGTTGTCGGCTTATCCTTCATCGGTATCATCATCCGCCTCCTGCCATCTCCACCTGCCTCCACCCAGTAGTCCAGGCACCCTACCTAGCTCCTTTTCCCTCAGAGGCTCTCCCAGCTTGGGTCTGGCACGTTACCATCCATACAGTAAGTCCCACATGCCAGGAAACCCTGGACTTCCCATGCCATCCCTGCCTTCTTCCTCAGCGTATTACTCCCCCTACGCCCTCTACAGCCACAGACTGGGTTCGGCCTCTGCCCTCGGATACCAGTGA